The following proteins are co-located in the Rhodococcus opacus B4 genome:
- a CDS encoding HEAT repeat domain-containing protein, with product MLIGEVSRRCGVSTRMLRHYDRLGLVEPTGRTSGGYREYSADDIRRLFHVESLRTLGLSLNDAKRALDEPDFRPADLVGDLIRHTRQRIAAEEELLGRLERVDAVSPAEWEDVLRLVTLLRALESESGARRQQAILSANGKTSLPVEALVEAVLSEDDPSVAGALQWSLARMAGQGLAELAHGLDAESVDVRRRATTAIAAIHTEEAVEHLRRALVDSDATVRGYAALALGSRGNSDSIPVLLEMVVTGRLDVEAAEVLGLLTTLSPSADGIVGALQDTLDTVDDAPTRLRITQALAEIPGTAARKALTRLTDDGDRTIASTAAAIMTAQDRE from the coding sequence ATGTTGATCGGCGAGGTCTCGCGGCGGTGCGGTGTCAGCACACGGATGTTGCGCCACTACGACAGGTTGGGGCTGGTCGAACCCACCGGCCGCACGTCGGGCGGCTACCGCGAGTACTCCGCCGACGACATCCGGCGACTCTTCCACGTCGAGAGCCTGAGGACGTTGGGGCTGTCGTTGAACGACGCCAAGCGCGCACTGGACGAGCCCGATTTCCGGCCCGCCGATCTGGTGGGAGACCTCATCCGGCACACCCGGCAGCGGATCGCGGCCGAGGAGGAATTGCTCGGGAGGCTCGAACGCGTCGACGCTGTCTCCCCGGCGGAGTGGGAGGACGTCCTGCGCCTCGTCACCCTGTTGCGGGCGCTCGAATCGGAGTCCGGGGCCCGGCGTCAGCAGGCGATTCTGTCTGCGAACGGAAAGACGTCGCTGCCCGTCGAGGCGTTGGTCGAGGCCGTCCTGTCGGAGGACGACCCCAGTGTTGCCGGGGCGCTGCAGTGGTCGTTGGCGAGGATGGCCGGCCAGGGACTCGCCGAACTCGCCCACGGCCTGGACGCGGAAAGTGTCGACGTTCGGCGCCGCGCCACTACCGCGATAGCGGCAATCCACACCGAGGAGGCCGTCGAACATCTGCGCCGGGCTCTCGTCGACTCGGACGCCACGGTCCGCGGGTACGCGGCCCTGGCGCTCGGCTCTCGCGGGAACAGCGACTCGATTCCCGTCCTCCTCGAGATGGTCGTGACCGGTCGGCTCGACGTCGAGGCCGCCGAGGTGCTGGGTCTGCTGACGACCCTCTCTCCGTCAGCCGACGGCATCGTCGGGGCCCTGCAGGACACGCTCGACACCGTCGACGACGCGCCCACGCGGTTGCGGATCACGCAGGCCCTCGCCGAGATTCCCGGCACCGCGGCCCGGAAGGCCCTCACCCGGCTGACCGACGACGGCGACCGGACGATCGCGTCCACCGCGGCTGCGATCATGACGGCTCAGGATCGCGAGTAA